The DNA sequence CTGGCGCAGGAAGAGAAGGTGGATACCGACCATAGCGAAGATCGTGAACGGAACGATCGACGTGTGCAGGGCGAAGAACCGGCCCAGCGTGAACTGAGTCACTTTGTCCGTTCCGCGGAGCCAGAGGACGAGTTCCTTGCCGATGCCGGGGATGCTGCCGGCGGAGTTCGTGGAAACAGTCGTCGCCCAATAGGAGAGTTGGCTCCATGGCAGCAGGTAACCGGAAAGCGCGGCGGTCAGCACGAGGCCGAACAGGATCATTCCAGTCAGCCATTGCGGCTCGCGAGGCTTCCGGTACGTTCGCATAAAGAGCGTGGACAGAAGATGGAGGAACACCGCCAGCACAAAGAGATGCGATGTCATCGCGTGGATGCGACGCACCAGCCAGCCGAACGAGACTCCGTTGCTGATGAACGTGACGGACTCGAACGCCTTGCTCACCTCCGGAACGTAGTAGACAAGGAGGAGCATGCCTGTGACGACCTGGATCACGAAACATGCGATCAGGATGGACCCCAGCGTGTGCCATAGAGTCAGATTCCGCGGCACCATGTACTCGGTGAGCGTCGCCCGGAAGATGGCGCTAAGGTGAAGTCGCTCGTCCGCCCAGTTCCAGATGGACGCTGCCGGGTTCTTCATCACGCCACCTCCTGGAGCCCGATGAAGCCGTCCGGTGTTGTGCTCGGCCGGAACTGCTTGAGTGGCCTCGGCGGCGGCCCGAAGGTGTTCACGCCATCGGCGTTGAACTTGCCTCCGTGGCAGGGACAGATGAACTCCGCCGCCGCGGGGTCCCATTTGACGAGGCAGCCCAGGTGGGTGCATACGGCTGAGAACGCGCGCAACTCGCCCCCGTAGCGAACCACGATGGTGGCCTCACTGTCTACACCCACGCCAACTACAAACGGCGCGCGCGACAGATCGGCAACCGGAACAGGATGGCCGTCGATGCCGAGAAGGACGTTATTTCCCTTCGTCGCCTTGCGGGGGCTCAGGTAGGAGAGGACAGGGAAGATGAACGTCGCCCCGGTGATGGCCAGGCAGGCGCCCAACAGGGACTGCAGGAACGCGCGCCGCGTGTTCGGTCCTGGGGCAGGACCGGGAGCTGGGCCGTGCCCGGTCGGGGAACTCGAATCATTGGACAACCGGTCACCCTCCTTCTAGCGGAAGCTGGGAACTGTCCTCCGGGACTTAGCCCTACATACCAAAGGCATCATGCTCCGGCCGGGATCCTTGTAAGCCCGCCGTCTCGCCGGTTGGCCGGCCTGCGGGTCTATGTTCGCTATGCCTACTGATTAGCCAAGTCTACCAGATTCATACCACACGCGGCAGTGGGTAATTCCGCACACCGGACGGTACTCGGGTACCATGTCGCCGTCGCATGGGCCAAGTTGGCTATCCTGTCGGAGGACGGCGCCTGACCACTTGATCGAATAGAATGGGCGTCTCGCCCGTTGCCCGCTTCAAACGGGGGGCTCGTTCTATACATTCAGGCCCATGATGGCTCTGTCACAATGCGGCTTTGCGCCGCGCCAGGTACCCGGATCCGGCCCATGCAAACGATGATCGACAGGATATTCGAAGAAGTGACCCGCGGCCTCATTTTCGAGCGGCTGCCCGATGCAACGCAGGCGCTCATTCGCGAGATGCCGATGGAGGACATCAGGACAGCGTGCGCAAATGTCCTCATTCGCCCGCAGCCTGGTGAAGTGGCGCAGACGGCCCGGATGCTGCTGAATCCATGTCTCGCCGCCTCGTGGTTGATGGTCTTCGAGGACCTTGGGCTGCCGCGCCGCCTGGCCGTCTACGAGCCGTGCGTCGGCAGCAGTGAACCGGTGATTCTCGCGGCCGACACATATTCGCGGGGTGGGGGATCGTACACCACCGTGAATCTCAACCGGCCCCTCGCGGCGGAACTGGGCGCCAAACTCGGAAAAGTCGGTATGCCTGTCCGCATCATCGAAGACGACGCCTCTCGTCTCGGTACGCTGCTTCCCCCGGCAAGTGTGGATGCCGGCTGCTTCCACCACGCGGTCAATGATATCCTCCAGACGGCCGTCTCCGAACCGCGAGGCATGGACACTCGGACGGTCGACTGGTGGCCGAACGAGCGGCAGATGATAGAATGGCTGGCAGAGGACGATCGCAAGGGCCGCCTCGATGAATGCGCCCGTCCCGCCCTCGTTTCCGCCGTTCGGCAAGCAGTCGACTTGGTCAAGCCGGGTGGCAGCCTCATCTTCGATCACTGGACCTGGGAAGCGTACACAACAGTCGATTGGTTTCCGTGGGACCTCTTCCAGCGCCTCATCCCGCTGGCAAGAGAGTGGATCATGGCGGAACGCCTTCCGGTGCGGGAGGTCTTCGTTCCTGGCCGCGATCCGCAATGGTGGATGTTCCTGGTGAAAGAGGGCTGAATACAAGCCCCCGGGGAGGTCGTGATGTCAATCGTGAATCCGGAGAGCCTGGCCGCGACACTGGACGCGTTGAACGAGGCTCTTTTCGAAGGCCGGGCTCTTTCAGACAAGGATCGGCACGACGCTGCGGTGTGGATCGCCTGTCGACAGGGCCTTGCCGGCGCATATCGGGGCATGCCGGCGCCCACAGCGGAAGACTTCGCGAAGGGTGCAAAGCTCTTCACCGGCGAAGCCATTCGGTCTCGTGTCGGTACTGCCCACATCCTGGGCGAAGAGGCTTGCCGCGCGCTGATGCTTCTGCGTCCGCTCGATGACGATGGGGTTTCCGCGCTTGCGAAATCGCAGGTATGGCTCAGAGAACCCGAGATGAACGGTCAGGGCCATTACTGCTGCGGAATCTGCAGCGTCTCCTTGTGGCGGCATCTCGCCACGAGGCCGTGGCCCGAGGCGGAAGCCGCGCTTGCAGCCGGGATGCGCATCCTTCGCGAAAGGCGCGTTGAAGGTGCCTGGCGCCCTCACCCTTTCTGGTACACGGTTCTCGCGCTTACCGAGATCGGACTGCCCGGCGCGACGGAGGAGCTGCGCTACGCAGCCCCGAAGCTGGAAACCTATCTTCGCTCCAGCGCCCGGCCGGGTATCGGCGCTGCTAGACGCCGCCAAGTAGCGGAAAGAGCGCTGGCGCGCCTCTGAGGTTGGTTCGACGCCGAATACCGTTCACTCAGCGGCTACATGGTTGATTCCGTGCCCGCGCGGTGCGACTTCGCGAGGAGCGCCGCGACCTCCGCTCCCAGCAATAGCAGCATGTTGGAGTAGTACATCCACGTGATGATCAGCACCGTCCCACCCAGGGCCCCGAACATGCGGTTAGGGGTGGCGAGGAAGAGGGTCATGCCCTTGGTCGCCGCGATCCAGAGCACCCCCATCACACCGCCGCCGGCGAGGGCGTCGCGCCAGGAGACCCGCCCATTCGGAAGATATCGGTAGATGAACGCGAACATCGCGACGTTCAGTCCAAGCGCCACAAAGAAGAACAGTGCGTTCACCGGCCAGGGTGCGGGGTTGGGGATGCCCAACCTCGGGAGGATACGTCGGACAACATCGGGCCCGGCGGTTGAGGCGAACGATAACAGGAAGAAGAGGACGGCGCCGCACATCACCCAGGCGGCGACAAGACGCAGCCGGAACCAGGAGCGCTTCTCTTCCACCTCGAACGCGGCGTTCAGGGAACCTGAAGCGTTCACGAAGATCTGAAGGGCCGCCCAGAGCAGCGTTATCACTCCGATGGCCAGGTTGCGCGGCCCGGCGTGCTTCAGGTTGTGTACGAATCCGTGCAGGTCCAGCTGTTGTGTGAGCTGAAGGAAAGCATCCTGCGCCGCCTTACCGGGCAGCATCCTCACCCCCAGGTTTTCGATTTGCCGGGTAGCCTCATATGTGCTGCCTGTGAAAATGGCGAGGGCTCCGATCGCTACAAGCAGCATCGGGACAATGGACAGCAGACTGAAGAACGACATGGCGGCGGCCATAACAGGGCATTTGTCTACCATGAACCGCTTGCCTAGCGCCTTCAGGTAGGCCACGGCCCCGCGCCCCTCCCCGGCGATGGTTTCCTCTTTTCGCGGCACCGGCGTGCCGGCAGCCCCAACGTGTCCCTGCATAAGCTTTTCACCTCCGGTCTGTTCGCCGTGATAGTCATCCCCCGCGCGACATCGCGCCAAACCCCTGACCGGTATGATCGAAGCAATCCTGATGATGCACTTATAGAAACCAAAGGGGCAATGAGTCGTCTGTACCGCCGGTTGAAACCGGTGAGTAGGTCAGCGAAGGACTTCAAGCTGCACGGCCCGGGCCAACCATCCGCTGGAAATACCGTCCCGCCTGCTCCCAATACTGAAACGTCAACTTAGCGCGCGGGGCCGCCTTCCCGCCAGTCCATTCCAGGAGAGAACGTAATGCGCAAGATCGCGTTTATCGGAGCGGGCAGTTTCGGCTTCACACGGAGCCTCGTCAGGGATATCCTCACCTTTCCGGCACTTGAAGATGCCACCATCGCCCTTATGGACATCGATCCGGAGCGCCTCGCCTTCGTCAAGACCGCCGTCGACCGGATCGTGGCCGCGGGCAACTATCCGGCGAAGGTCATCGCCACCACAGACCGCGCCGAGGCCCTCAAGGGCGCTGACGGCGTCCTGTGCACCATCCTCCAGGGCGGAGTGGATGTGTTCCGCACCGATATCGAGATCCCCAAGAAGTACGGCGTCGATATCAACGTGGGCGACACCCGCGGTCCGTCCGGCATCTTCCGCGCGCTGCGTACCGTCCCCGTGATGCTGGACATCGTGAAGGACATCGAGCGCTACTGTCCCAACGCCATCTTCCTGAACTACACCAACCCGATGGCGATGCTCTGCCGAGCGATGCAGGGCCAGAGCGACGTCCAGATCACCGGCCTGTGCCACAGCGTCCAGGGCACCGCGATGATGCTGGCGAAATGGATCGGCGCTCCGTACGAGGAGATCACGTACCGCTGCGCCGGCATCAACCACCAGGCCCACTACCTGGACTTCAAATGGAACCGCAAGGATGCCTATCCGCTTATCCGTGAGGCCATCACCACACGCGAAGACGTGTACAACGAGGAACAGGTCCGCAACGAGATGTACCTGGCGATGGGCTACTATATCACCGAGTCCAGCGGCCATAACTCCGAGTACAACGCCTGGTTCCGCAAGCGCCCCGACCTCATCGAGAAGTACTGCACGCACGGCACCGGCTGGAATCCCGGCGAGTATGCCTACATCCTCAACGAATACCTGAAGGTCAAGGATACCTGGCGCGACAATATCAAAGCGGACCTGGAGAAGGAAGTCGACCTGAAGCGTGGCCATGAATACGCCGCCAGCATCTTCAACGCCACCATCGGCGACGGCAAGCTCTTCGAGTTCAACGGCAACGTCCGCAATTTCGGCCTCATCGACAACCTGCCGGAAGGCTGCTGCGTGGAAGTGCCGGTGTTGGCCTCAAAGCGCGGCCTCGACCCGATGCACGTCGGTCCGCTTCCCCCGCAACTCGCCCTGATGAACAACATCAGCGCCCGCTGTGAGGAACTCGCCGTGGAAGG is a window from the Armatimonadota bacterium genome containing:
- a CDS encoding YihY/virulence factor BrkB family protein, with amino-acid sequence MQGHVGAAGTPVPRKEETIAGEGRGAVAYLKALGKRFMVDKCPVMAAAMSFFSLLSIVPMLLVAIGALAIFTGSTYEATRQIENLGVRMLPGKAAQDAFLQLTQQLDLHGFVHNLKHAGPRNLAIGVITLLWAALQIFVNASGSLNAAFEVEEKRSWFRLRLVAAWVMCGAVLFFLLSFASTAGPDVVRRILPRLGIPNPAPWPVNALFFFVALGLNVAMFAFIYRYLPNGRVSWRDALAGGGVMGVLWIAATKGMTLFLATPNRMFGALGGTVLIITWMYYSNMLLLLGAEVAALLAKSHRAGTESTM
- the melA gene encoding alpha-galactosidase, with translation MRKIAFIGAGSFGFTRSLVRDILTFPALEDATIALMDIDPERLAFVKTAVDRIVAAGNYPAKVIATTDRAEALKGADGVLCTILQGGVDVFRTDIEIPKKYGVDINVGDTRGPSGIFRALRTVPVMLDIVKDIERYCPNAIFLNYTNPMAMLCRAMQGQSDVQITGLCHSVQGTAMMLAKWIGAPYEEITYRCAGINHQAHYLDFKWNRKDAYPLIREAITTREDVYNEEQVRNEMYLAMGYYITESSGHNSEYNAWFRKRPDLIEKYCTHGTGWNPGEYAYILNEYLKVKDTWRDNIKADLEKEVDLKRGHEYAASIFNATIGDGKLFEFNGNVRNFGLIDNLPEGCCVEVPVLASKRGLDPMHVGPLPPQLALMNNISARCEELAVEGAIAGDPDMIYHAIAFDPLTSAVLSLAEIRKMVAEMFEANKDYLPHFKHFS
- a CDS encoding Rieske 2Fe-2S domain-containing protein, with protein sequence MGACLAITGATFIFPVLSYLSPRKATKGNNVLLGIDGHPVPVADLSRAPFVVGVGVDSEATIVVRYGGELRAFSAVCTHLGCLVKWDPAAAEFICPCHGGKFNADGVNTFGPPPRPLKQFRPSTTPDGFIGLQEVA
- a CDS encoding cytochrome bc complex cytochrome b subunit codes for the protein MKNPAASIWNWADERLHLSAIFRATLTEYMVPRNLTLWHTLGSILIACFVIQVVTGMLLLVYYVPEVSKAFESVTFISNGVSFGWLVRRIHAMTSHLFVLAVFLHLLSTLFMRTYRKPREPQWLTGMILFGLVLTAALSGYLLPWSQLSYWATTVSTNSAGSIPGIGKELVLWLRGTDKVTQFTLGRFFALHTSIVPFTIFAMVGIHLLFLRQTGIAAPKAKSEAARAKVPFYPHMLTKELFSIFILLALLNVLVFYFPQLNFPADTLRPANPLETPAHIKPEWYFLANYQVLKSVPNEFLGIFLQMCVGVVLLLLPFLDRSREDDMRFHRLFLGVATLGVIGYVGMLIWGYLS